The genomic interval TCCCAGAGCGGGTGATCATCCCGGACTCCGTGTTTAACAGCAAGCTTGTGGCTAAATTCACCAATTCCATCATGCTGGACGGCAAAAAGAGCGTTGCCGAGCGGATTGTCTACAAGGCCTTCGACATTATTGAGGAAAAAACCAAGGAAGATCCGCTCAAAATTTTCGAGCAGGCGATCGATAACGTGCGCCCCACCATCGAGGTGAAGTCACGCCGGGTGGGGGGGTCCACCTACCAGGTGCCGACCGAAATTCGGCCCTCGCGCCGGACCGCGCTGGGCATCCGCTGGTTGATCGGTTTTGCTCAGAAGCGTTCCGAAAAGGGGATGGCACGCAAGCTCGCCGGTGAGTTGCTGGACGCGGCCAACCGGCGAGGATCGGCAATCAAGAAAAAAGAAGATACCCACAAGATGGCGGAAGCCAACAAGGC from Desulfobacteraceae bacterium carries:
- the rpsG gene encoding 30S ribosomal protein S7, with the protein product MPRRREVPERVIIPDSVFNSKLVAKFTNSIMLDGKKSVAERIVYKAFDIIEEKTKEDPLKIFEQAIDNVRPTIEVKSRRVGGSTYQVPTEIRPSRRTALGIRWLIGFAQKRSEKGMARKLAGELLDAANRRGSAIKKKEDTHKMAEANKAFAHYRW